A single genomic interval of Theobroma cacao cultivar B97-61/B2 unplaced genomic scaffold, Criollo_cocoa_genome_V2, whole genome shotgun sequence harbors:
- the LOC18589858 gene encoding 40S ribosomal protein S2-2, with protein MAERGGGERGAFRRGFGGGRSDRGPRGRRRGRKDEEEKWVPVTKLGRLVKAGKITSLEQIYLHSLPIKEYQIIDQLVGPSLKDEVMKITPVQKQTRAGQRTRFKAFVVVGDGNGHVGLGVKCSKEVATAIRGAIILAKLSVIPVRRGYWGNKIGKPHTVPCKVTGKCGSVTVRMVPAPRGAGIVAARVPKKVLQFAGIEDVFTSSRGSTKTLGNFVKATFECLLKTYGFLTPDFWKETRFTRSPFQEYTDLLGKPVKPLVLEDVERVDV; from the exons ATGGCAGAAAGAGGCGGAGGAGAGCGCGGCGCTTTCAGGCGTGGATTCGGCGGCGGCAGATCGGACCGTGGCCCGAGAGGCAGACGCCGCGGCCGCAAAGACGAAGAAGAGAAATGGGTACCCGTTACAAAGCTCGGTCGTTTAGTCAAAGCCGGAAAAATTACATCTCTCGAACAAATATACCTCCACTCTCTCCCCATCAAAGAATACCAAATCATCGACCAGCTCGTTGGCCCCTCGCTGAAAGACGAGGTCATGAAGATCACTCCTGTCCAGAAACAAACAAGGGCCGGCCAGCGCACGCGCTTCAAGGCCTTCGTCGTCGTTGGCGATGGAAATGGACACGTGGGATTGGGAGTGAAGTGTAGCAAAGAAGTGGCTACGGCTATAAGAGGGGCAATAATTTTGGCGAAGTTGTCGGTGATTCCTGTGAGGAGAGGGTATTGGGGGAATAAGATCGGGAAACCGCATACGGTGCCGTGTAAGGTTACTGGGAAATGTGGGTCCGTTACTGTTAGGATGGTCCCGGCTCCTAGAGGTGCGGGCATTGTGGCTGCTAGGGTGCCCAAGAAGGTGCTTCAGTTTGCTGGTATCGAAGATGTTTTTACTTCCTCTAGGGGTTCTACTAAGACTCTTGGTAACTTTGTCAAG GCTACCTTTGAGTGTCTTCTGAAAACATACGGATTCTTGACTCCTGATTTCTGGAAAGAGACTCGCTTCACAAGGTCTCCATTCCAGGAGTACACTGATCTTTTGGGAAAGCCAGTGAAGCCCCTTGTACTTGAAGATGTGGAGAGGGTGGATGTATGA